From the Candidatus Eisenbacteria bacterium genome, one window contains:
- a CDS encoding S8 family peptidase — protein MRRSVIVIRAGLLAIGLLATAGAAEPPCRGTYVADAPLLAADVSPEIVDVGDRAVTLTGCGTTRARIASRGGATRVKAVFRSCAAVAGKVRLAATTEAPRCTTLLGVVRARRAGIAAAFSASVPATITGRVVVAGAGASAADAEFVPGEMIVRFREQGARALSNGPAGPDAGSPLAGDPHGTGGALYRVAPPARPGARSLGDPRRETLDAVAAMRARADVLWAQPNYVRKPLRVPNDEFFPLQWHYPLISLPEAWDVTIGSPDVVVAVVDTGLLIGHPDIDRGRLVPGFDFISDPTVAQDGDGIDPDPFDVGDGTPSVPSSFHGTHVAGTIGAATDDGTGVAGVDWNARIMPVRVLGAGGGSDFDIAQGIRFAAGLDNVSGQRPAQRADVINLSLGGPGVSPAMQEAIRDARAAGTIVVAAAGNDDVDAAGFSPAAFPEVVCVAAVDLARAKAFYSNFGAVVDIAAPGGDTRVDTDRDGFADGVLSTLGDDTSGSITAVFGFLQGTSMAAPHVTGVVALMQAAFMEAHAGARMTPDALDALLRAGALTDALAGGFGGRGLVNAHKAVLAAQSAVPDDGEGPPTPPTPPVDEEILVLLVDPATQTVVAQTDTDAGRGFAFTLGGVRAGHYVLAAGTDRDGDGLLGGTGEVFGQSSVDVAAGDDLAAEIRLVEDADQDAALSRPVALRTR, from the coding sequence ATGCGACGATCCGTGATCGTGATCCGGGCAGGGCTGCTGGCGATCGGTCTGCTCGCCACGGCGGGCGCGGCAGAGCCGCCCTGTCGCGGCACGTACGTCGCCGACGCGCCGCTCCTCGCCGCCGACGTGAGCCCGGAGATCGTCGATGTCGGTGATCGCGCAGTCACGCTCACCGGGTGCGGGACCACGCGCGCCCGCATCGCCAGCCGCGGTGGAGCGACGCGCGTGAAGGCCGTCTTCCGCTCGTGCGCCGCCGTCGCGGGAAAGGTCCGGCTCGCTGCCACGACCGAGGCACCGCGGTGCACGACGCTCCTCGGCGTGGTTCGCGCGCGACGCGCGGGCATCGCCGCCGCGTTCAGCGCGAGCGTTCCGGCGACGATCACCGGGCGGGTCGTCGTCGCCGGAGCCGGTGCCTCTGCGGCCGACGCCGAATTCGTGCCGGGCGAGATGATCGTTCGTTTCCGCGAGCAAGGAGCGCGCGCCCTCTCCAACGGACCGGCCGGCCCCGACGCCGGCTCGCCCCTCGCCGGTGACCCGCACGGTACCGGCGGCGCGCTCTACCGCGTGGCGCCGCCGGCGCGGCCGGGGGCGCGCTCGCTCGGAGACCCGCGCCGGGAGACGCTCGACGCGGTCGCCGCGATGCGAGCGCGCGCCGACGTGCTGTGGGCACAGCCGAACTACGTCCGGAAGCCCCTGCGCGTCCCGAACGACGAGTTCTTCCCGCTCCAGTGGCACTACCCGCTCATCTCGCTTCCCGAAGCGTGGGACGTGACCATCGGCTCGCCCGACGTCGTCGTGGCGGTCGTCGACACGGGACTCCTGATCGGCCATCCGGACATCGATCGCGGGCGTCTCGTCCCCGGCTTCGACTTCATCTCCGACCCGACCGTGGCGCAGGACGGCGACGGCATCGACCCCGATCCGTTCGACGTCGGCGATGGCACGCCGAGCGTTCCCTCCTCTTTCCACGGCACCCACGTCGCCGGCACGATCGGCGCCGCCACCGACGACGGGACCGGCGTCGCGGGCGTCGACTGGAACGCGCGCATCATGCCGGTCCGCGTGCTCGGCGCGGGCGGCGGCTCCGATTTCGACATCGCGCAGGGCATCCGCTTCGCCGCCGGCCTCGACAACGTCTCCGGCCAACGTCCCGCGCAGCGCGCCGACGTCATCAACCTCTCCCTGGGTGGTCCGGGCGTCTCGCCCGCCATGCAGGAGGCGATCCGCGACGCGCGCGCCGCCGGGACGATCGTCGTCGCGGCCGCCGGCAACGACGACGTGGACGCCGCGGGCTTCAGCCCCGCGGCGTTTCCGGAGGTGGTGTGCGTCGCCGCCGTCGACCTCGCCCGCGCCAAGGCCTTCTATTCGAACTTCGGCGCCGTCGTCGACATCGCGGCGCCCGGCGGCGACACGCGCGTCGACACCGACCGCGACGGCTTCGCCGACGGTGTTCTCTCCACGCTCGGCGACGATACGAGCGGTTCGATCACGGCCGTCTTCGGCTTTCTGCAGGGGACCTCGATGGCCGCCCCGCACGTGACCGGCGTCGTCGCGCTCATGCAGGCGGCGTTCATGGAGGCGCATGCCGGCGCGCGCATGACGCCCGACGCGCTCGACGCGCTCCTGCGCGCCGGTGCGCTCACGGACGCGCTCGCGGGCGGGTTCGGCGGCCGCGGCCTCGTCAACGCGCACAAGGCCGTGCTGGCCGCGCAGAGCGCCGTCCCGGACGACGGCGAGGGCCCGCCCACGCCTCCGACACCTCCCGTGGACGAAGAAATCCTCGTCCTGCTCGTGGACCCAGCGACGCAGACGGTGGTCGCACAGACCGACACCGATGCCGGGCGCGGCTTCGCGTTCACGCTCGGCGGGGTGCGCGCGGGTCACTACGTCCTCGCGGCGGGCACCGACCGTGACGGCGACGGCCTACTCGGCGGGACGGGCGAGGTGTTCGGACAGTCGAGCGTCGACGTCGCCGCGGGCGACGACCTCGCCGCCGAGAT